The Arachis hypogaea cultivar Tifrunner chromosome 14, arahy.Tifrunner.gnm2.J5K5, whole genome shotgun sequence genome has a segment encoding these proteins:
- the LOC112798140 gene encoding ABC transporter B family member 6-like, translated as MMVSRGLFGWSPPHVQPLTPVSEVSEPPESPSPYLDPGAETSASQQQVEVDEEIEEPEEVEPPPAAVPFSRLFACADRFDWFLMAAGSVAAAAHGAALVVYLHYFAKIIHVLVEPKHELFHRFNELALTIVYIAAGVFAAGWIEVSCWILTGERQTAVIRSKYVQVLLNQDMSFFDTYGNNGDIVSQVLSDVLLIQSALSEKVGNYIHNMATFFSGLVIGLINCWQIALITLATGPFIVAAGGISNIFLHRLAENIQDAYAEAASIAEQAVSYVRTLYAFTNETLAKYSYATSLQATLRYGILISLVQGLGLGFTYGLAICSCALQLWVGRFLVIHEKAHGGEIITALFAVILSGLGLNQAATNFYSFDQGRIAAYRLFEMISRSSSSDDHDGITPDSVQGNIEFRNVYFSYLSRPEIPILSGFYLSVPAKKAVALVGRNGSGKSSIIPLMERFYDPTLGEVLLDGENIKNLKLEWLRSQIGLVTQEPALLSLSIRDNIAYGRDATMDQIEEAAKIAHAHTFISSLEKGYYTQVGRAGLALTEEQKIKLSIARAVLLNPSILLLDEVTGGLDFEAERAVQGALDLLMLGRSTIIIARRLSLIRNADYIAVMEEGQLVEMGTHDELLSLDGLYAELLRCEEAAKLPKRMPVRNYKETAAFQIEKDSSASHSFKEPSSPKMLKSPSLQRVSNVSRPPDGTFNLLESPKARSPPPEKMVENGQALDGADKEPSIRRQDSFEMRLPELPKLDVQSLHRQKSNGSDPESPVSPLLTSDPKSERSHSQTFSRTQSYSDDLSAEKRKLKDTRHQKPPSLRKLAELSFAEWLYAVLGSIGAAIFGSFNPLLAYVIGLVVTAYYNIDKEHHLRWEVNKWCLAIGCMGIVTVIANFLQHFYFGIMGEKMTERVRRMMFSAMLRNEVGWFDDEENSADNLSMRLANDATFVRAAFSNRLSIFIQDSAAIIVGLLIGALLHWRLALVAFATLPILCVAAIAQKMWLAGFSRGIQEMHRKASLVLEDAVRNIYTVVAFCAGNKVMELYRLQLKKIFRKSFLHGMAIGFAFGFSQFLLFACNALLLWYTGRCVKHGYVQLSTALKEYMVFSFATFALVEPFGLAPYILKRRKSLISVFDIIDRVPKIDPDDSSALKPPNVHGRIELKNVDFCYPTRPEVLVLSNFSLKVNGGQTVAIVGVSGSGKSTIISLIERFYDPVSGQVLLDGRDLKVYNLRWLRSHLGLVQQEPIIFSTTIRENIIYARHNASEAEMKEAARIANAHHFISSLPHGYDTHVGMRGVDLTPGQKQRIAIARVVLKNAPILLLDEASSSIESESSRVVQEALDTLIMGNKTTILIAHRAAMMRHVDNIVVLNGGRIVEEGTHDSLMAKNGLYVRLMQPHFGKALRQHRLV; from the exons ATGATGGTTTCGAGAGGATTGTTCGGTTGGTCCCCGCCGCACGTGCAACCTCTGACGCCAGTTTCGGAGGTTTCGGAGCCGCCGGAGTCTCCGTCGCCGTACCTTGACCCTGGCGCCGAGACCTCCGCGTCGCAGCAGCAGGTGGAGGTCGATGAGGAGATTGAGGAGCCGGAGGAGGTCGAGCCTCCGCCGGCGGCGGTTCCTTTCTCGAGGCTCTTCGCCTGCGCTGACCGGTTCGACTGGTTCCTCATGGCTGCTGGTTCGGTCGCCGCCGCAGCTCACGGCGCCGCCCTCGTCGTTTACCTGCACTATTTCGCGAAGATCATACATGTGCTGGTGGAACCTAAGCACGAGCTGTTTCACAGGTTCAATGAG CTTGCTTTAACCATTGTTTATATTGCCGCGGGAGTTTTTGCAGCTGGTTGGATTG AGGTTTCTTGCTGGATTTTGACTGGAGAACGGCAGACTGCTGTCATAAGGTCAAAATATGTTCAAGTGTTACTAAATCAAGATATGAGCTTTTTTGATACTTATGGAAATAATGGAGACATTGTAAGTCAAGTTTTGAGTGATGTGCTGCTTATTCAGTCTGCCCTTAGTGAAAAA GTTGGAAATTATATTCACAATATGGCTACGTTCTTCAGTGGTCTTGTCATTGGACTCATAAATTGTTGGCAGATTGCTCTGATAACGTTAGCAACAGGTCCGTTTATTGTTGCTGCTGGAGGAATATCAAATATATTCCTCCACCGACTTGCAGAGAATATTCAAGATGCATATGCTGAAGCGGCTAGCATTGCCGAACAG GCAGTTTCGTATGTAAGGACATTGTATGCATTCACAAATGAAACATTGGCCAAGTATTCCTATGCAACATCACTGCAAGCTACTCTTAGATATGGTATATTAATAAGTCTTGTTCAAGGGCTTGGTCTTGGATTTACATATGGGCTTGCAATATGTTCTTGTGCATTGCAACTCTGGGTTGGAAGGTTCTTGGTTATACATGAAAAAGCACATGGTGGTGAAATTATAACAGCCCTGTTTGCTGTAATTCTAAGTGGCTT GGGATTGAATCAAGCAGCAACAAACTTCTACTCTTTTGATCAGGGGAGAATTGCTGCTTATAGATTATTTGAGATGATAAGCCGGTCATCCTCATCTGATGATCATGACGGCATTACTCCTGATTCTGTGCAAGGAAATATAGAGTTTCGGAATGTTTATTTCAGCTATCTGTCTCGTCCTGAAATCCCTAtcttgagtggattttatcttaGTGTACCTGCTAAGAAAGCTGTGGCTCTTGTTGGCAGAAATGGCTCTGGGAAAAGTAGTATTATTCCACTAATGGAGCGTTTCTATGATCCTACATTAG GGGAAGTTCTTCTAGATGGAGAAAACATCAAGAACTTGAAACTTGAATGGCTTAGGAGCCAAATAGGACTAGTCACCCAGGAGCCTGCTTTGCTTAGTTTGAGTATAAGAGATAATATTGCTTATGGGAGGGATGCCACCATGGATCAAATTGAAGAGGCTGCTAAAATAGCTCATGCACATACATTTATCAGCTCATTGGAGAAAGGTTATTACACACAG GTTGGCAGGGCTGGTCTGGCTTTGACTGAAGAGCAAAAAATAAAACTTTCTATTGCTAGAGCTGTGCTTTTAAATCCATCAATTCTTCTACTTGATGAGGTTACTGGTGGTCTTGATTTTGAGGCTGAGAGGGCTGTTCAGGGGGCTTTGGACCTACTTATGTTGGGACGCTCAACAATAATAATTGCTCGACGGCTTAGTCTCATAAGGAATGCTGATTATATCGCTGTTATGGAGGAAGGTCAACTTGTTGAAATGGGTACTCATGATGAATTATTGTCCTTGGATGGCTTATATGCAGAGCTTCTTCGATGTGAAGAGGCAGCAAAACTTCCCAAGAG GATGCCTGTTCGAAATTACAAGGAGACTGCAGCGTTTCAAATTGAGAAGGATTCTTCAGCAAGTCATAGCTTCAAGGAACCATCCTCCCCTAAAATGTTGAAGTCACCTTCTCTTCAAAGAGTATCTAATGTATCCCGCCCTCCAGACGGAACCTTTAACTTGCTTGAATCTCCAAAGGCCCGGAGCCCACCACCTGAGAAGATGGTGGAAAATGGTCAGGCCCTTGATGGAGCAGATAAGGAGCCATCAATAAGAAGGCAGGATAGTTTTGAGATGAGACTTCCAGAGTTACCCAAGCTTGATGTGCAGTCTCTGCATCGTCAAAAATCAAATGGTTCTGACCCAGAATCTCCTGTTTCTCCCCTTTTAACATCTGATCCCAAGAGTGAACGCTCTCATTCGCAGACTTTTAGTAGAACGCAGAGTTACTCTGATGATCTTTCAGCTGAAAAGAGAAAATTGAAGGATACAAGGCATCAAAAACCACCATCACTTAGGAAGCTTGCTGAGCTTAGCTTCGCTGAGTGGCTTTATGCTGTGTTAGGAAGCATAGGTGCTGCTATCTTTGGTTCTTTCAATCCTCTTCTTGCTTATGTAATTGGCCTTGTGGTGACAGCTTACTATAATATTGATAAAGAACATCACTTACGATGGGAGGTAAACAAGTGGTGTTTGGCCATTGGCTGCATGGGTATTGTGACAGTAATTGCCAACTTTTTACAGCATTTCTACTTTGGTATCATGGGGGAGAAAATGACAGAAAGGGTTAGGAGAATGATGTTCTCAG CCATGCTTCGCAATGAAGTTGGGTGGTTTGATGATGAGGAAAACAGTGCTGACAATTTATCCATGCGATTGGCCAATGATGCTACTTTTGTACGAGCTGCTTTTAGCAATAGGCTGTCTATATTTATTCAGGACAGTGCTGCAATTATTGTTGGTCTTCTGATTGGTGCCTTGCTGCACTGGCGGTTAGCACTTGTGGCTTTTGCAACCCTTCCAATTCTCTGTGTTGCTGCAATTGCCCAG AAGATGTGGCTTGCTGGATTTTCAAGGGGCATACAGGAAATGCATAGAAAGGCATCTTTGGTTCTTGAAGATGCAGTTAGAAACATTTACACTGTTGTTGCATTTTGTGCTGGTAATAAGGTAATGGAACTTTATAGGCTGCAGTTGAAGAAAATATTTAGGAAGAGCTTTCTTCATGGGATGGCAATCGGTTTTGCATTTGGCTTTTCACAGTTCCTACTTTTTGCTTGTAATGCCCTTCTACTTTGGTACACTGGGAGATGTGTAAAACATGGTTATGTGCAACTATCTACTGCACTCAAGGAGTATATGGTTTTCTCATTTGCGACATTTGCGCTTGTAGAGCCTTTTGGATTGGCTCCTTACATCCTTAAACGACGGAAGTCTCTCATATCAGTGTTTGATATCATAGATCGTGTGCCTAAAATTGATCCTGATGATAGCTCAGCATTGAAGCCACCCAATGTACATGGAAGAATTGAGTTAAAAAATGTTGATTTCTGTTACCCAACTCGTCCAGAAGTTTTGGTattgagcaattttagtctcAAAGTCAATGGTGGGCAAACGGTTGCTATTGTGGGAGTTTCTGGGTCAGGAAAGAGCACTATTATATCTTTGATTGAGAGGTTTTATGATCCAGTTTCTGGCCAAGTTTTACTTGATGGAAGGGATTTGAAGGTATACAACTTGAGATGGCTGAGGAGCCACCTTGGCCTGGTTCAGCAGGAACCTATTATCTTCTCAACAACCATAAGGGAAAACATCATATATGCAAGGCACAATGCCAGTGAAGCTGAGATGAAAGAGGCTGCAAGAATAGCAAATGCCCATCACTTTATTAGCagcttgcctcatggttatgacACTCACGTTGGGATGCGAGGTGTTGACTTAACTCCTGGACAAAAACAGAGAATTGCAATTGCGAGGGTTGTGCTGAAAAATGCGCCTATCTTGTTGTTGGATGAAGCAAGCTCATCAATTGAATCCGAGTCAAGCCGGGTGGTGCAAGAAGCTCTAGACACACTAATAATGGGGAACAAGACCACCATTTTAATTGCGCATAGGGCTGCAATGATGAGGCATGTGGACAATATCGTAGTGCTTAATGGGGGACGGATAGTGGAGGAGGGGACTCATGATTCATtgatggctaagaatggtctgTATGTCCGATTGATGCAACCTCATTTTGGTAAGGCTTTGCGTCAGCATCGGCTTGTTTAG
- the LOC112795475 gene encoding disease resistance protein RPP13-like: MGNKELAEDSLIARRRDVEEEEVVGLVHDSNEVISQLERGDWSRRVVCILGMGGLGKTTLARKIYNGDKIKSMFRCCVWGFVSNDYRAQELLMSLLKLLDLPAEEYKDLTDQAKMKRKVRERMSGKKYLVVLDDIWNTQVWDDLQGAFPDDNNGSRILITTRVKDISHYTRATFTYELPFLNESQSWELFCKKVFCKEKCPHELEPLGREMTKACKGLPLAIIVLAGMVAKKERSPREWIKINNHVSWYLAQEEEYRIVTNILKLSYDDLPQALKPCFLYLGVYPEDYEIHVRRLCQLWIAEGFIQKKEVGPSNSPEVEDIADMYLDKLVERSLVQVASRRTDGGVKTCRVHDLLRDLCISESRENKFMEVCTNLDAIKCNSRRMSLQYRGELRLTEDNQSSARSLLLFGESTFWENESEGWKQIKKGFKLARVLDMNRVVLCLSPRGLKTLIHLRFLKVRASSVRIGNDVLASLCNLSNLETLYLGIEKPITLPNKIWKLKSLRHVYLDIDVYVLTEKLSVGASISRMKIGETKVKNLQTLRSIYLNARTASVLSKGMFPNLTKLTLCREVTELPEPPEKELLENSLRCLNKLRTLKLLGIAKLPLDRDAYPTSLTKITIGYFPPLDARMIKTLGQLANLRTLKLFRGGIIGDVNCVAGDFPQLQVLHLTDVQQYGRWKVDGGAMPQIRYCNDPRIL, encoded by the coding sequence ATGGGAAACAAAGAACTTGCAGAAGATTCATTGATTGCGAGAAGGAGGGATGTGGAAGAAGAGGAGGTAGTAGGCTTGGTGCATGACTCCAATGAGGTGATTAGCCAACTTGAAAGAGGAGATTGGAGTCGTAGAGTTGTTTGCATATTAGGCATGGGTGGATTGGGAAAGACCACTCTTGCTCGAAAGATCTACAACGGCGACAAGATCAAGAGCATGTTTCGCTGTTGTGTATGGGGTTTTGTGTCCAACGACTACAGAGCGCAAGAATTATTAATGAGTCTTTTGAAGCTTTTGGATTTACCTGCAGAGGAGTACAAAGATTTAACCGATcaagcaaaaatgaaaagaaaggtcAGAGAACGCATGAGTGGAAAGAAATACCTGGTAGTTTTAGATGACATCTGGAATACTCAAGTGTGGGATGATTTGCAAGGAGCCTTTCCTGATGACAACAATGGTAGCAGAATATTGATAACCACACGTGTGAAGGATATTTCTCACTATACAAGAGCAACCTTTACTTACGAACTTCCATTTCTCAATGAAAGTCAAAGTTGGGAACTGTTCTGTAAGAAGGTGTTTTGCAAAGAAAAATGTCCTCATGAACTTGAACCTCTTGGCAGAGAAATGACTAAAGCCTGTAAAGGTTTGCCACTTGCCATCATTGTGTTAGCAGGTATGGTTGCCAAAAAAGAGAGATCACCAAGAGAATGGATTAAAATCAATAATCATGTTTCTTGGTATCTTGCTCAGGAGGAAGAATATCGAATTGTGACTAATATTTTGAAGCTTAGCTATGATGACCTTCCCCAAGCATTAAAGCCATGCTTTCTTTATTTGGGAGTGTATCCTGAAGATTATGAAATCCATGTGAGAAGATTGTGTCAACTGTGGATAGCTGAAGGGTTCATTCAGAAAAAAGAAGTTGGACCATCAAATTCACCAGAAGTAGAAGATATTGCTGACATGTATTTAGATAAGCTGGTGGAACGGAGCTTGGTGCAAGTGGCAAGTAGGAGGACTGATGGGGGTGTGAAGACATGTCGAGTCCATGATCTTCTTCGTGACCTATGCATTTCAGAGAGTAGGGAAAATAAATTTATGGAAGTGTGCACAAATTTGGATGCTATCAAGTGTAATTCTCGTAGGATGTCTCTCCAGTATAGAGGAGAACTGAGGCTAACCGAAGATAACCAATCATCTGCACGCTCTCTGCTTCTGTTTGGTGAAAGCACTTTCTGGGAGAATGAATCAGAAGGGTGGAAACAGATAAAGAAAGGCTTCAAGTTGGCTCGTGTATTGGACATGAACAGAGTGGTGCTATGTTTATCACCTCGTGGATTGAAGACATTGATCCATCTAAGGTTTTTGAAAGTCAGAGCATCTTCTGTAAGAATTGGAAATGATGTTTTAGCTTCTCTATGCAACCTTTCGAATCTAGAAACCCTATACTTAGGGATTGAAAAGCCTATTACTCTACCAAACAAAATATGGAAGCTCAAGTCACTCAGGCATGTGTATTTAGACATTGATGTTTACGTATTAACAGAAAAATTGTCTGTAGGAGCATCAATATCGAGGATGAAAATTGGAGAAACAAAGGTGAAGAATCTTCAAACACTGCGTAGCATCTATCTTAATGCAAGAACAGCAAGCGTCCTAAGCAAGGGCATGTTCCCCAACTTGACAAAATTAACTTTGTGTCGAGAGGTGACAGAGCTGCCAGAGCCACCAGAAAAAGAATTGTTAGAGAACAGTTTGCGGTGCCTAAACAAACTCCGAACGCTAAAGCTACTTGGCATTGCGAAGCTTCCATTAGATCGGGATGCGTATCCTACAAGTCTTACCAAGATTACCATAGGATACTTTCCTCCACTGGATGCAAGAATGATAAAGACCCTGGGACAGCTAGCCAACCTGCGAACCTTGAAACTCTTTCGCGGAGGCATAATTGGCGATGTTAATTGCGTAGCTGGTGACTTCCCACAGCTTCAAGTACTACATCTGACTGACGTTCAACAATATGGTAGATGGAAGGTAGACGGAGGAGCAATGCCTCAGATTCGATATTGCAACGACCCTCGCATCCTTTGA
- the LOC112798142 gene encoding aquaporin TIP1-3-like: MAVQRIAIGSPGEAAQPDAIRAAFAEFFSLLIFVFAGDGSGMAYNKLTNNGPATPSGLVAASLSHAFGLIAAVSVGANVSGDHVNPVTFGNFIGGNITLLRSILYWIAQLLGSVLACILLKFAAGGMETTGFSLSSSVSEWNALVFEIVMTFGLVYTVYGTAVDPKKGNVGIVAPIAIGFIVGANILVGDAFDGALMNPAVSFGPAVVNWSWTHHWVYWVGPSIGAAIAAIMYDNIFIGDGQEPLSSSDY, from the exons ATGGCAGTCCAAAGAATTGCAATTGGGTCTCCTGGAGAGGCTGCTCAGCCTGATGCAATTAGAGCAGCATTTGCAGAATTCTTCTCattgcttatttttgtttttgctgGTGATGGCTCTGGCATGGCTTATA ATAAACTAACAAACAATGGACCAGCAACACCATCTGGCCTGGTAGCTGCATCATTGTCCCATGCATTTGGTCTTATTGCGGCTGTCTCTGTTGGTGCAAACGTTTCTGGTGACCATGTGAACCCTGTTACTTTTGGTAACTTCATTGGAGGAAACATAACCCTTTTGAGGAGCATTTTGTATTGGATTGCACAGTTGCTTGGTTCAGTTCTTGCTTGCATTCTTCTCAAGTTTGCTGCTGGAGGAATG GAAACAACAGGTTTCTCATTATCCTCTAGTGTGTCAGAATGGAATGCATTGGTGTTTGAAATAGTGATGACATTTGGGTTAGTGTACACAGTTTATGGCACAGCAGTGGATCCAAAGAAAGGAAATGTGGGAATTGTAGCCCCAATTGCAATTGGATTCATTGTGGGTGCAAACATCTTAGTAGGTGATGCATTTGATGGTGCATTAATGAATCCAGCAGTGTCATTTGGTCCTGCTGTTGTTAATTGGTCATGGACTCATCATTGGGTGTATTGGGTTGGCCCCTCCATTGGTGCTGCCATTGCTGCCATTATGTATGATAATATCTTCATTGGTGATGGTCAGGAACCCCTTTCAAGCAGTGACTACTAG